The genomic segment tatttctgattatcacacaaggattatggtgatagtcaatcagatgaggagaaatggagaagccatcatcgattctcgaattactgagaaaattttgagatccctatatccaaaatttgattttgttgttgtcgctattgaagagtccaaggaagtggacaagttgacagtggatgaacttatgagttctttgcaagctcatgagcagaagattgtaaagcgaaatggagataaggccattgagcatgccttacaagcaaagctgtctctcaaggacagatatgagcaaggggagacttcaacaagtggatataccactcaagcaggaagtcaacaatccagaggaggattccagagattccaaggaagaggttcttggaatacaagcttcagaggaagaggtggcagaaataccaccagaggagcccaaagacaacaagcattcactcctagaggaagaggaggcggttacaataaccgtgacaagaggaatatccaatgttatagctgcaatcaatttgggcactatagcactgaatgtcaaaggaaagctccgttggagatacgtgagcaagccaactatgtagagaaggatgacagagaagaagctgcatttcttgtccaacaagaacttggcgagaaacaggaaaatatatggtatctagatactggagccagcaatcacatgtgcggctaccgagagttatttagtgatctagatgagaccaagcaaggtctggttacttttggagataccacaaaggttccattcaaaggtaaaggcaacatcccaatcaagttgaagaacggcgattccagccacatcgccaatgtctattatgtcccagccataaagcagaacctgatcagtttaggtcaacttttggagagaggatatactttttactcgaagaattgtcatctgacaatTAGAGACAATAATTGGAGATTAATGGCTTATGTGAAAATGCccaagaataggatgtttcctttgaacatccagtatgatgcagcaaggtgtttgagtgccatcaccaacagtgaagaatggctctggcacctgaggcttggacatctgaatttcacaagtctgaagatgctagcaagcaagaagatggtcaaaggtttgcctcacattgatcatccagatgaagtctgtgagagttgtgtcctcagcaaacatcacagatccagttttgccaaagaagtcaactggagagcaaaaaggccactggagttagtgcacacagatgtgtgtggcccaataacgcctatgtcgactggacaaaataggtacttcctcacttttattgatgattttagtagaaagacgtggatatactttctgaagaggaagtcagaagtattcaattgttttaaagattttaaagcaattgtggagaagcaaagtggctacatgatcaaaaccgtgagatctgatcaaggtggagattatacagcaaatgactttgaagcctattgtacacaacaaggcatcagacatcagacaacaccagcttatacaccacagctgaatggtgtagctgaaaggaagaatcgcacgattcttgacatggcaagaagtctgctcaaaggaaagaagttgcccaagcaATACTGGGCTGAAGTTGTATCATGTGCAatgtatctactgaatcgctgcccaaccagaagtttgcaaggagtcattccagaagaagcatggagtggtcacaaaccaagtgttactcatctacgagtctttggttgtgtggcatatgcaaagatcccagatgcaagaaggagaaagcttgatgataaaagcgagaaatgcatctttgtcggatatggtgaaagaaggatgggatacaagctgtataatcccatcacgaagaaggtgattatgagtagagatgttatctttgaagaagataaatcttgtgaatggaatgatgataaagaagcagTCAGATGGATCAActttgatttgatccttgaagatgAAGTGGAAGTACCACCAGTACTTGCAGAAGGTCCAATAGTACCAGAAGAGCCACAAAGTCCGGAacacagattccctgtattcaacaggaggaacacaccaggagcatcatcatcaacaccagcAGCAACATCCTCATTGTTAGAAGGACCAaaaaggatgagaaatcttgacGAGTTGTACGATGCCACGCAAGTCATTGAAGAtacaactctattttgtttctttgcagagaATGACCCACTAAGCTTTAACAAAGCTATCACAGAAGAGAAATGGAtaaaagcaatggatgaagaaatacatgccattgagaagaatgatacctggaagccAACTAATCcaccagaaaacaagaaagcaataggtgtcaaaaGGGTCTACAAGACGAAAGCCAAATTAGTGGATAAAGGCTACAAGCAAAGAGAAGGCATTGAAAGGAGAAGagttcatgcttggcatgatatctctcgattgagtttaaaggggagatttgttgaatactaaactcaatctagaaggtcaaggaaggcaaccaccggccagccagccaccagctatgaccgaccagccgccagccaccagccgcagccgccaaccgccttcacaccaccgtccacagccgccttcacacttgaaggttgaattatcttgttttgaattcgtgtataattagcaagctgagcttatgctattatgtgtgggagaatagagagaatagagagaaacactagagagaaagagagggtgtgtatttgTAAGCTTTTTGTATttgtaagcttgtgttcttgaaataaaactttgtgttttatcccctctgagtgtttcaaagccaccaccagtggttcctcccaccaacattggtaactataataaaataattagattaaaCCACTGTTAGTGACTACTTGTTCATCATCTCATCTTATCATGCCACTCAAAATTATAAACTAACAAATTCACCTCCGTGGGCTTTGTAAGGATTACAAGATGTGTGCTTTGTAAATAATTAAGGCTTACATAGCCAGATGGGGATCCTTAATGACTTTCCTTTCCTGCTCCATCTGTGCTTCTAAATGCGTGGTAGCAAGTGCGGATAACATATGTACAGATATTTCTCTGAAAGGGCTTGGGGGAGTGATTGCTGGGAAATAACTTGAAagatgttttcaagaaaaagtaGGATAACCATATATAAATACTTCAGCTAATTGCTGTGCTATCGATCTTGAATTATCGACATTCAtcctgcaactttttttttttttttttgctagtctAGAAATGGCTTCTGGGAAATATCAAGAATCATCATTTTCACTGTTCTCTAATTGTAAATATCAAGTGTTCTTGACTTTTAGAGGTGAAGACACCCGCAAGAACTTTACCGATCACCTCTACACAGCCCTGGTTCAAGCAGGGATTCACACATTTAGAGACGATGATGAAATTGGGAGAGGAGAAAATATCAAGTCAGAGCTTCAACAggcaatacaacaataaaaaatatcaataatcgTGTTCTCCAAAGCATATGATTCGTCGCGGTGGTGCCTGGATGAACTTGTAATGATCATGGAACGTAAGAGCAATACTGACTGCATAATTTTGCCGGTCTTTGCTGCAGCATTTATGGATCATGAAAAGCGCTTCAAGAAGGAGATGGAGCAAGTGAATGGGTGGAGGATTCTTTTGTAGGAAGTTGCAGATTTAGGAGGAATGGTTTTAGGAGATGGGTAAGTTGTTTCTTGATGAAACTACACGTAACATAATAATAGAATGCTGGTTCTgaactcttaattttttcaggtttgtAGTTAAGCATTGAGATGATAACTGATAATACCACTACAATTTAGTGAAACTATAACACTCCCAACTCAGAGAACAtactaggaaaataaaaataaaagatacttttttctcatttttttttccttgactaCCTGAAAAGGCAAAGATTTCTACATTATTccattttttggttttaatatgTGGTGATAGCATAGCTACAAAAATAGCATTCAATCATTGACGCACAGCCtggtttaatttcttttttccatgaTACCAAGATTTTTAAACTTTACGGAGAGACTACTAATTATCATACATTGCATTTTTCTTTCTGATGCAGGTATGAGGCACAGCTTGTCCAATCATCtggtaaaatattaaagaaactGGATCGTTAAATATTTCATGTCCCCCTTCATTTCATTGGAAGAGATCATCTGGTAAAATATATCAACTCATGGTTGTGAGATGGCACCCATGGTGCTGCTATTGCTATACTCTATGGGATTGGTGGAGTTGGGAAGACAGCCATAGCAAAGACTGTTTATAACCAGAACTTTCATAAATTTAAAGGCAGGAGCTTTCTATCAAATGTTAGAGAAAGGTCAAAAGAATCCAATGGGGTAGTTTGTCTACAGAGGCAACTTCTTTCTGATATCCTAACAAGACTGCTGATGAGACACATGATGTCAATGAAGGGATTATAAAGATTAAGGATGCATTGTGTTGCAGAAGAACTCTTGTTGTTCTCGATGACGTGGACAAATGGTACCAGTTCAATGCAATTGTTGGCATGCAAAATTGGCTTTTCCAAGGAAGTAAAATCATTGTAACAACTAGAAATAAGGCTTCGATTGTAGCTGATGGTAAGTGTGTCAAGTGCAAAGTTGAACCTCTAGATAACAAAAAATCACTTGAGCATTTCAGTTGGCATGCCTTTGGACAAGCTTGCCCGGTTGAAGATTTTTTAGAGGACTCTTGGAGAATAGCACGTCATTGTAAGGGACTTCCATTGGCCCTACGTGTTATTGGTTCCTCATTGTCCAGAAAAAGTAGTGAAGTATGGGAAAGTGCATTGCATGAAATGGAGGTGATTCtgaattttcaagttcaaaaggtTCTTGCAACAAGTTACGACTCTCTTGTTGATGATTATCAGAAGAACTTATTCCTTGATATTGCTTGTTTCTTCAATGGAACGGATTACAATTATGCAGTTAGGATACTAGATGGATTTAGGATTGACAATCTCATCGATAGATGTCTGGtagaaaatgttaaaataaaaaatgataaaaagttatggatgCATCAACTCATAAGAGATATGAGATATGGGAAGAGAAATTGCTCGTCAAGAATCACCCAAATGTCAAAGAATATGGCATCACATGGAAGCCTTTACataatttaaagaaacaagTGTAAGTATCTAGTTTTGATTTCATATTTACATTGTATTAAGGCAtcttaaaaaattcatgcttttactttcttttctcatatatttttaatattttggaagGATGATGCTGAAAAATTGTGTGGCCTTACGCCGGATATGCatgcattaataaaatataatagtacAGAAGTTGCTGTACTGATTCAATGGCTAGCTGCAAGCGCCGCAGGGTTAACTTCTTTCAACAATGTCATCATCGTACATTCCTCTCTCAGGAATGGCTTTCTGAGTTTTTCTTGGGGGAACAGGTACAGATTGGCAGAACAAGTTTGTCTTCCATTTTCAGCACGGATGCTTCTAGAAAGATGCAAAATGTAAAATTTCCCCAACTAAATTACATGAAGTTCTATGGAAGTTATGAACACCTCCCCAAGaatttaatatgattatgtTGGCATGGATTCTCTTTGAGATCCATACCACAACACTTCTGCTTGGAGAAGCTTGTGGTTCTTGATCTATCCAAAGGTAGTCTAATTGATTCTTCGAAAGGCAAACTGGTATGTATCTAGCCTCTCTCTATATAGCTATACCTCCTATTTTACAACTAAATGTAATTGTTTTTGCAGTCTCttccaaatttaaaaattcttgatCTGCGTAGCTCGCATGACCTCATTAGAACCCAAGACTTCTCAGGATTCCCAGGCCTGGAAATGATAATACTTGAAAACTGCATCCATTTAGTCCAGATTCATGAATCTATTGGTGATTTACATTGTCTCGTGATCTTAAATATGAAGAACTGTAAAAGTCTTGTGGGACTTCCAGAAGAAATGAGTAGATTGAATTCACTTGAAGAGCTTGTTTTGTGTGGTAGCTCAAAACTTGAGAGCTTGAATATGGATTTAGAGCATCATCAGGGACGCAGGTTGCATCAAAGTGATAGAATTGTTGCAAGCACATCTTACATTACATCTCTTCCATTGAAGCTATTCTTTCCCTCCAGGTTTTCAGAAATGAAAAATTCCAGATTTACCTTGTTCACATTGCCACACTCTTTGACGACACTAAATTTAAGTAGAACtccaaatttaatttcttccatcAAGCATTAAGGACATTGGTACACTCAATTACCTTTCATTAGCGGAATGCAAAATGCTTAAAACACTCCTAGAGATTCCATCCAATTTGGTTGGGTTAGACGTGTCCTATTGTTATTCGCTGCAAAGAATTGCAAATCTGATCCCTTTTACCATAGCTCGTGATTGTGATCAGTTAGTTCACATCCAAGATTGGATTAAGCTAGAATTAATCCAAAAGGTTGACCCACACTTGTTGAGAATAATGGAAATGGTCAGCGTTCAAATGCAGACGTGGAGATTTCAGGTCCTCCCTCGCCCATTTTACTGTATTTCAACTCTACATTTTTGTACTTCTTcgatatttagaaaattttccCTTTGCTCATCTTGTAATTTCTGCTTTGATAGAACAGATAGAACTTCACGGCAACAGATTCAGTTTTGTCCTTGAATATGATGAAAATGAGATGTTGGAGTTTTACGAGGAGGAAGGGCTAATTCAGAAAGAGTTTGAAGAGCACTTGTCATTCAAAATATCCTCACCTGCTACACACCGGATATGTGGCTTTAATCTATTCACATGGTTTTCTGCTACGCTAGTACCCAATCCGTATCTTCATGTTTATCTTGAAATCAGGAACAATACCAAGGGTAGAGTCTGGGTTTTTTACCCCTCAATTTTTCCGATAGAATTTTCGGCTGAAAAATCTGAATTGTTATGGCTACGCTATTGGAAAATTGGGTCCAATGATCCTGTGTTTGATACCGGTGATGAATTCAGTGTTTCAGTGTTTACAGATGATCCGGTTGTTCAAATAAAGAGGGTTGGTGTACGAATGTTGCATGAAGAGGAAGGAACTGATGATGATAGCAGCTCATCAAACACTAGTGatgatatttttagaaattattattgCAGTGACCGTTATGATTTTGATAACGAAATTATCATAtgttttttggaaaagaaattaaatgtgAATTTTTAAACCTAAAATAATTTGGCACTCAGTGTACAGCTATgaatttgcatcatttttttgtatgaagCAGGCCGATTTGATTTGTGACTCAGTGTCCAGCTACCATCTTCAACAGTCTGGACCACATCAAAGACTTTGGGATCATCCTTAGCCAAGtgtaaaaataacacaaaccaaatcatatttttcctCATCCAAGTAGTTAAGAAGGCCTTCATCAGATTGTCCGTGCATCAAATCTTTCCCGAAGTCTTCTTCATGCACTTTCAATTCCAAATCAATCGAATAGGAACGTTGCTCTTCATTAACTTGATGTGTCTTTGACAA from the Populus nigra chromosome 9, ddPopNigr1.1, whole genome shotgun sequence genome contains:
- the LOC133703585 gene encoding uncharacterized protein LOC133703585 encodes the protein MLKTLLEIPSNLVGLDVSYCYSLQRIANLIPFTIARDCDQLVHIQDWIKLELIQKVDPHLLRIMEMVSVQMQTWRFQIELHGNRFSFVLEYDENEMLEFYEEEGLIQKEFEEHLSFKISSPATHRICGFNLFTWFSATLVPNPYLHVYLEIRNNTKGRVWVFYPSIFPIEFSAEKSELLWLRYWKIGSNDPVFDTGDEFSVSVFTDDPVVQIKRVGVRMLHEEEGTDDDSSSSNTSDDIFRNYYCSDRYDFDNEIIICFLEKKLNALNKLVLLLAYLQVYLKQPLAFHVSPSWSLYHKSSFETLHPLLQESSHRCFLLCNQGARIPERKFCRAYGEGQEVKIASGLQSTMMSA